ATCGGATCATCCAACGCATGAGGACCGGTTCATCCGACGCTGAAGACTTGTCTTCACTTGATCATCTTTGCAATTCTGCATTGCACCAACCTGTTATAATTTGATGCCATCGGTTCATCCGACATCCTGATTCATGCTGCCACTTGTCCAACACATCTCAGCTGTCATTGGAACACCCTAAAATATGCTATCTTTGGTTTTCCACTACAACTTGGCATTTTGATAGTTATTTGGATTTCATCTATGGGACCTATAAATCCTATAAATTCTACAATCATGAGCTCACAAATTTTGTTAGTTCCATTGATTATGATGTCACACAATCATCAAAATCATAATTATGGCCTGATGGGGCCTTTTTTTCTTACAATAAGTATGGAAAACCCACTGGAAAATAGTAGGAAGTTTGTTGAGATATTAAAAAGTATCAATCGCATAGTTATTGCTAGCATAAAGCTAAAAGATTATCAGTTTACAACGACACATTGTAGAATTTAGGAACAACCAAGGTTTTAGCCCCATTTTAAGGATGTCGCTGTGCGTTCCTTCGGAGTCTTTCAGAGGAAGTGGCGTATTCTGTTGACACACGGCTCCTGCGAACTAGTTACAAGCTAGGTCAAATAAGCTATCCATGGTCTGAAGACTCTAAAACCATATCCTGCCTATATCCTGTCTAAGATAGGAACAGGCATGCATTAAGCTTCTGCCCGGGTCTGTTTTGCAGTTGGGTCCTCCACTAATCATAGAATGGCTTTCTTTTAGAGACGGATCGGAGGGAGTAGATTTTCTCCATACGGCATAATTAACCTTAGAAATTGATATGATGTATAGACATATAAGTTTCACCTACTAAGATGACACTCGAAACCATAATTACAAACGATGACCTAGAGCTAGAGGGCCATTTTTCTACAATGAGTTGGCCTTATTTCTGTGTGCATCAGACACAGCTGAAAAAAGTAGGAGCTTCAGCTAAAAAATTTGAGAAAGTCAGAACTTGTCCTGCAGCGTCACCCTTAAAATAGGAGCCCTATCATAATCAACTGAAAAAAGTTGGGCACACAAACGCCTTTTGGGATGAAAATAAGAGCAGTCCAGTAATTGCGGACTGGTCAGCTGATAAGTATATATACACGCATGCACGACTGCGCTCACAACACTCGGTCAGTTCAGCTTCTACGGAGGCAACCATGGAAGCAGTGCAGCTCCTCACACTTGGCCTGGCCATTGTGCTGTTCCTCGCCGTGTTCCGGCGAAGCACTAGGCACGGTCGTGGTGCGGCGAAGCCCACATTGATCGAGATCAGCGACTCTTCCGTCGCGCGCACCGCACTGAACGACCATCCAGACGCCTTCTCCAACCGTCCCCTCACGTTGTTCCCGGTGGCCCTGGTCACCGGGCAACGTCGCCGCCGGAGCGACAGCGTCAGCTCGGCGCAGTACGGCCCACTCTGGCGCGCGCTCCGCTGCAACCTTACCTCCGAAGCTCTCCACCCCGCACGCTTCGACCAACTCGCCCCGCTGCAGCGGGAGTCCGTGGCGGCGCTCGTTGCATCTCTGTCAGCGAGGGTCGCCGGCGACGGTGACGCCGTGGTCGTTCGGGACAGTGTGCACGCAGCCGTGTTCGGGCTGGTGGCTCGCCTGTGCTTCGGCGACCTCATCGAGGACCCACGCCAGATGCTTGCGATGCGGCGCGTGATGCAGGGGTTCGTGCGCGCCATCGGGGAGGCCAATGTCTTCGCGGGCTCATGGCTGGCAAAGCTCGTGCACTGGAGGCGGTGGCGACGCTTCCTCGGCTACCGCGGCCAGCAGgccgccttcttcctccctctcgTTTCGGAAAGGGAGCGGCTCCGCCGTTATGGGTGTTGCAACGACGGCGGCATCAGACCGTACGTAGACACTCTCATCGACCTCCGTGTCcctgatgatgatgacgaagacgacgacgaTGTGGCAAGGATGCACGTCGATGCCCGGCGCGCGCTCTCGGACGACGAGATGGTGAGCCTTTTGTCGGAGTTCCTCGGCGCCAGCACGGAGTCAACCGTGGCCTGCATCGAGTGGACCCTCGCCCACCTCGTCACCCAGCCAGAGGTCCAGAAGAAGCTACGCCGCGAGATCGCCGGAAATGGCGGTGACGGCGCAGCAGTCTCGGAGGAACGCCTCCGCAGCTTGCCATACCTACACGCCGTCGTGCTGGAGAGCCTCCGCCAGCACCCACCGGTGCCGTTCCTCATGCGCGACGTCCACACGGACGAGGGCGTGGCGATCGGTGCTACGACGGTGCCAGCGGGCGGCACGCGTGTGCATTTCCTTATACGGGACATGGCAAGGGACGAGAAGGATTGGAAGGACCCCGACACGTTCCGGCCGGAGCGtttcctcgccggcggcgaggccgtGGGCGTTGGCGCGGTGCCCGGGCCCAAGGAGATCCGGATGATGCCCTTCGGCGCGGGGCGGAGGCACTGCCCCGGTGCCGGGATGGGCATGATGCACATCAAGTGCTTCCTCGCGGCGCTGGTGCGCGAGTTCGAGTGGAtgccggcggcggacggcggcgaggttgACTTCACGGAGCTGGACGGGTTCTTCAAAGTGATGAAGACGCCACTGAGGGCGCACGTCAAGCGAAGCACGAAGGCGTGATGCACTTAAAGGTACATACAGTACGCgcgtgtgtatatatatataacaaatAAACGGGAGTTATCTTGTATGCAGTACAGTCCGGCCGCTGTTATTCCCTGCTGTCTGCACTCATGCTTGTCCAGAGACGAAGCCATGGTGAGAAACAGCGTATGTGTATCGATTTTTCAATATTTGTGATCGCAGTATGATTCTGTTTTACACAGAAAATGTCGAGAATGATGTTACTTCTTTACCTCGAGATGATGGTTCTTTTTATAATGGTTAGAGGGAGATTGCTTGAGTGAATGTGACCGCCCCTTTTTTGAATGTACAGAAAACTTAACACGGTTCATGATGAGCAGGGTGACTTGTTTTTTGTACCAACAAAGGCCCCACGTTTTTCTAAAGGATTGGCTGAGCCTGCGAGGCCCGCTTCTGCCCGACACGATCGTTTCAGCCCTACCCAAAGCGGCAGCAGCCCAGGAGAGTCCGACCGAAGAGCGCTACAGTTGGCCTTAAGGATGAAAACGGATCGGATACGTATGGAATCGAATTTGGATAGCACTTTTTACCATATTATAACTCGAATACGGATATGAATTTGAATATTCTCAAATACGAATGCAAAACGGATGCCTCGGATTCGGATTCGGATTCGGATATTTAATCGATATATAGGATAACATTTAGTTATTTTCTTTATTCATAGTTTTAGAATATAAAATCGTTATATGTGTACAAACTAAAGTATGATAATATAACAAAGATAACTCGTCAAAAATAGCTTATTTATCAACAAATActttaataaataaatatataaaaaataaaattagaaataaaaatgtattttcaataaatatataaatatttttaattaataAATAATAATAAAACTATAAAGTACTTTCACCTATAAATAGATAAAAAAGAATATTTATGAGTAAACTTAATCTTCTTAAAATTTtattataaaaattaataaCATTGGTTATGGAAAATAAATGACTTTTTAAATAGTTCTACTGAAAACAGATACGGATAGTGTCGGATATTGTCGAATACGGATGTGGAATCGGATAGAGAAAAACAATAAAAATCGGATTTGGATGTATCTACTTTACTACCATATTAAATTTGAATACGGATACGAATATCCATATTGATGTTTAAATGGATACGGATATCGGATATTTTGGATATCCGCGTTCACATTTACATCCCTAGTCAGCCTTCTTGGCGTGCGCCTCGTTCCCTATGCCTTTTTGTTTCAGGCCACCCGAGCCTCCGCGCTCCCCCTCTCCTATCCTGTCACGTCTAGTCGCCCTGTGTCGCGATGTTACTCACACAACACCGCTGCTGACCGTTAAAACCTGCATGATAATACAAAAGATGAAGCACCAAATTTAATCTTAGAGTTTATTTCTAATAATTTTCACAAGTGTTGGTGTAAATTCGTATGCAGGTGAAATAATGAAGAAAAGAAGGAGCAAACACAACTCAAACTCAAAGCCAAAGAAATACACTTTCAACTAATCAGAGGAGAGCACACTGATCCAAGAGCCGAAAATAGAGGAAAACTTACCCATTCGACACGAATGACACTATCCCCACTTGAGGAACCACAGGACAGTGTCCTAGATGAAAGACGGTGCGAGAGGCAATGCTCGAGGTTCGGCCAAAATTCCAGTTCGGTCGAACTCCACTTGGCACCCCTCGACTCCATCCAGCACGTGTCACCTCATTCCGCCTTCCCAACATCGGTTGTGACCGTTTCCCACGTAGTTACTGCCTCATAGCCGACTAAAGATGCTATAAAAGGAGAGGAAGAGCTCACCTACACCACCACCGCAAGAAGATTGAAGCTCCGCTCTAAAGGAGAAGCGTTGACCAATAATGCTTAGAAAATAGAAATAGTGCTTAGAAAATAGAAAAAGAGCATATAGGGTAGTTCTGGTAAGTGCCAAAAGCAGGGGCGGCAGAGGTGGAGGCCAGCGACCAGCTCGCCTGCCTATCGAGTCAAGGACTCGACACCCTATACGATCTGCTAGATGGCCTGGGCAATGGTTACAAACCAAAGTTACGAACCACGGTTTCAACTAGGGGTGTGGCTAGCTATCGCTTCTGGTGACACATTATTATACTATCACCAGAAGGGTGCGTAAACTATTATTTACTGGGCCTTATCAATTTTTCACGGTCTACGGGTCTACGGATGTTACGCATTGCCAGCTAGAGAGAAGAGAGATTTAGTACAAACATTCAAGAGAAGATAAAGATGATGACATCATCTGTATGCATGTAGAttcaaaattaaaaaaataaaaatattaaaCCGAGCATCCAAATTAAATTTAAATTGCACTATTATATTTCTTATAACAAAATCATCAAAATAAGACCACACTTGCCTATATTTACATAATACTTTAAAAGTATTTTTTAATATAGAATAATTAATTTTCATTACTGGAACAAATATTTGAACACCATGAACAAATGATTGTTTTCTACGAACAAAAATATTAAACATGACACACAATAATAGTGTACTATGAATAAAAAGAATAAACATCACAAATATTTGAGTGTGTAGGATAAATAATAGAAACCGAATATCACGAACAAATAAGTCAACATTATCGAACAATTTATAGTCTACATAATGAACAAATAATTTGAAATTTCGAACAAATTACCTATATGCAGATAAAAAATTTACATAGAGAATAAATGCATCCATATTGTAGTAAATTATTTTTATAGGCAAATAGATTGTGTATATGTACTGAACATTTTATAGTTAGTAGTATACATTGAGCATGAGCTATTCTAGATGTGAACAAGTAGCTTCACTATGTATATATTTCAATATAGATTTATTAACATCTAAATATGTAGGCAATGAAGATGGATGATATGAACTATGAAAATATATGAATTACAATCTAATTAAATAATACCTAATATGATTTTAGGATGGAATAAAGGAATGAAagctgtcggaggaattctccagccgggtggcggaaagcacccgcctaatcctagttaaggatgggtttggaggagacttaggagcgctcgatcagtggacagatgaacgcaggaaggacacgaagatttagagtggttcgggccgccggagcgtaacaccctacgtccactttggtgttgtattgactgTGTAAGCCTGAATGGGAAGCAACCCAAGCTTGTGTGTCTAAAAacttgtcttctaacgagtacactctcccttttatagttcaattaaggtgcttacactgtgcgggaccccgacaggtgggcccggccaacaagAGCCTGTTCTAtaagagatatggagatcttcatctccagctcctctccgtagtcctctcaatcgGGAAGTTGCTGTGCGTATCTGTAACCAGGATACGGCTGTGTGCAGCCATACCTGCACTGTGACCGCTGTCCGCGtcacccaacagtgaagccgtgccgTCACAGTTGGGACGGGACCTCCTGTCAGGTGATG
The sequence above is drawn from the Panicum hallii strain FIL2 chromosome 7, PHallii_v3.1, whole genome shotgun sequence genome and encodes:
- the LOC112900943 gene encoding cytochrome P450 89A2-like; the protein is MEAVQLLTLGLAIVLFLAVFRRSTRHGRGAAKPTLIEISDSSVARTALNDHPDAFSNRPLTLFPVALVTGQRRRRSDSVSSAQYGPLWRALRCNLTSEALHPARFDQLAPLQRESVAALVASLSARVAGDGDAVVVRDSVHAAVFGLVARLCFGDLIEDPRQMLAMRRVMQGFVRAIGEANVFAGSWLAKLVHWRRWRRFLGYRGQQAAFFLPLVSERERLRRYGCCNDGGIRPYVDTLIDLRVPDDDDEDDDDVARMHVDARRALSDDEMVSLLSEFLGASTESTVACIEWTLAHLVTQPEVQKKLRREIAGNGGDGAAVSEERLRSLPYLHAVVLESLRQHPPVPFLMRDVHTDEGVAIGATTVPAGGTRVHFLIRDMARDEKDWKDPDTFRPERFLAGGEAVGVGAVPGPKEIRMMPFGAGRRHCPGAGMGMMHIKCFLAALVREFEWMPAADGGEVDFTELDGFFKVMKTPLRAHVKRSTKA